Proteins encoded by one window of Halobaculum halobium:
- a CDS encoding M28 family metallopeptidase: protein MDLDDDLAAAVGRAWTDTAPWEFITELTALGGRMGASEGEARAADLVAGAFEEIGLERVRRQPFDASEWHRGETTLRLTAPTDRAFDAIALPYSPAGEASGELVDVGYGTPEEISEVDVEGAIAVASTTTPGNSRFVHRMEKFGTAAEAGAEAFVFVNHVPGQLPPTGSLTFGEEAAIPAVGVSKETGAWLTEYADRGGTAELTVEAETTSGESQNVLARTGPRTDEDVLVLAHYDGHDIAEGALDNGCGIATLLVAARVLAAADLDIGVRFGAVGCEETGLLGSEHLAATTDLDTVKAVVNLDGAGRFRDLVAMTHTSEATARVARRVGDRARQPVEVREEPHPFSDQWPFVRRGTAGLQFHSASGERGRGWGHTHADTRDKVDDRCIREHGVLAALMVRTLADEGTEVPVLDPYELEAAFREADFEPGMKAAGLWPAEWE, encoded by the coding sequence ATGGATCTCGACGACGACCTCGCCGCGGCGGTCGGGCGCGCCTGGACCGACACCGCGCCGTGGGAGTTTATCACGGAGCTGACGGCGCTGGGCGGTCGAATGGGTGCGAGCGAGGGGGAGGCGCGCGCGGCGGACCTCGTCGCTGGTGCGTTCGAGGAGATCGGGCTCGAGCGCGTTCGGAGACAGCCGTTCGACGCCTCGGAGTGGCACCGCGGGGAGACGACGCTTCGGCTCACTGCGCCGACCGACCGCGCGTTCGACGCCATCGCGCTGCCGTACAGCCCCGCGGGCGAGGCGTCGGGAGAACTCGTCGACGTGGGATACGGAACCCCCGAGGAGATCTCCGAGGTCGACGTCGAGGGGGCGATCGCCGTCGCGTCGACGACGACGCCGGGCAACTCGCGGTTCGTCCACCGGATGGAGAAGTTCGGCACCGCGGCGGAGGCGGGCGCGGAGGCGTTCGTCTTCGTCAACCACGTCCCGGGCCAGCTGCCGCCGACGGGATCGCTCACGTTCGGCGAGGAGGCCGCGATCCCCGCGGTCGGCGTGAGCAAGGAGACGGGCGCGTGGCTCACGGAGTATGCGGACCGGGGCGGAACCGCGGAGCTGACGGTCGAAGCGGAGACCACGTCCGGGGAATCACAGAACGTTCTCGCGCGTACGGGGCCACGGACCGACGAGGACGTGCTGGTGCTCGCGCACTACGACGGCCACGACATCGCCGAGGGCGCACTCGACAACGGCTGCGGCATCGCGACCCTACTGGTCGCCGCGCGAGTGCTCGCGGCCGCCGACCTCGACATCGGCGTCCGCTTCGGCGCCGTCGGCTGCGAGGAGACCGGACTGCTCGGCTCCGAACACCTCGCGGCGACGACGGACTTGGATACCGTGAAAGCGGTCGTGAACCTCGACGGAGCAGGGCGATTCCGTGATCTCGTCGCGATGACGCACACCTCCGAGGCGACCGCGCGGGTCGCACGCCGCGTGGGCGACCGGGCGCGCCAGCCGGTCGAGGTGCGCGAGGAGCCGCACCCGTTCTCCGACCAGTGGCCGTTCGTCCGCCGAGGGACGGCGGGATTGCAGTTCCACTCCGCCAGCGGCGAGCGCGGGCGCGGCTGGGGGCACACCCACGCCGACACGCGCGACAAGGTCGACGATCGGTGTATCCGCGAACACGGCGTCCTCGCGGCGCTCATGGTCCGGACGCTGGCGGACGAGGGGACCGAGGTCCCGGTGCTCGACCCCTACGAGTTGGAGGCGGCGTTCCGCGAGGCCGACTTCGAGCCGGGGATGAAGGCCGCCGGGCTGTGGCC